The Papaver somniferum cultivar HN1 chromosome 3, ASM357369v1, whole genome shotgun sequence genome includes a region encoding these proteins:
- the LOC113355572 gene encoding histone acetyltransferase HAC1-like, with protein sequence MHAQTHMSGQISGQVTNQVGPQMSGMPQHNGSSLAPQMQNYTGFINNLDMDPEVDRSRTKMREKILSLMTQRPATTEMLPKLRDMVKRLDDGLYRNASSQEEYMNVATLEQRLRIVVRQTQGQNHNQQLPHPSSSSSSVGTMIPTPGMSHHNGNVNSSITSSMTNSMIAPTGSNTLQQNTVNMGQLLPGTSGSSGSVHGGSFNSSNGGLSNGYEQSPSGISFGSGGANMMAQRIPSQMIPTPGLSNTQSSVNPESINNGSGFSGVDSSTVPQSKQYIGGGNNSRILQSLGGQVGMMRSNLQQKAYGFSNGALNGGLGVGNSMQLMNGPASSDGYLTASAYSNSSKPLHQHFDQQRQQLIPSALSQQMGPMAGDGYGLSSADLSGSGNLYGGLTSIGSAMDNQNINSASMQPKSKTNPTMMVNQPNQQAMKQVKPQMIDHSSKVSFQPAHSSHQQIPKFQPQQFQQNHNQLHQQQFVQHQNMQKQQNQHHQQLLLKNDALRQAQLSHLGENMVEHGAETHNNEVLQSQDSDQFQLSDLQSHFQQNSGAPNYQLPLPPQNSQHIQQTMQPHDQAAEAQSNFSCFSASPQSEALLQGQWNIQSHEKVQKLDQPMHEQHIQEEFRQRLTEQDEAQRPHHSSEGSLTGQIAASGSIMVPTTSNVAAGASDNADKEKLCLQQQKWLLFLCHARKCTAPEGKCPERNCVKGQKFLKHVRDCSVQQQCPVKNCSVSRKLINHIQRCRDAACPVCVPARIAAHKSKSGGRALSVNTALPVNTALPNSVSGSWKPVHTGDSARLMTAKTSSSTAEATHESQSSLKRMKVEHPSSSHVPKVECSPVLVPAMSQLHVSHVEHTQASQHVDLPVASIPKVIDVKTEKVFGRGNPSSKEVRKDESDDVCIMRTDIGSVIPNETGKLAKQESMKVEKEVEPESTAVPTESVPGKSAKSKVKGVSLTELFTPEQIREHIKGLRQWVGQSKAKAEKNQAMEHTMSDNSCQLCAVEKLTFEPPPIYCTPCGARIKRNATFYTMGTGETRHFFCIPCYNEARGDSIEVDGHPTPKSRLEKKRNDEETEEWWVQCDKCEAWQHQICALFNGRRNDGGQAEYTCPNCYIGEVERGERKPLPQSAVLGAKDLPRTTLSDHIESRLFKRLRQEKLERARYHGKSIDEVPGAESLVVRVVSSVDKKLEVKQQFLEIFREDNYPLEFPYKSKVVLLFQKIEGVEVCLFGMYVQEFGSECQYPNQRRVYLSYLDSVKYFRPEIRTVSGEALRTFVYHEILIGYLEYCKLRGFTSCYIWACPPLKGEDYILYCHPEIQKTPKSDKLREWYLAMLRKASKENIVAELTNLYDHFFISTGECKAKVTASRLPYFDGDYWPGAAEDMINQLRQEEDGRKLQKKGKTKKIITKRALKAAGHTDLSANASKDVLLMQKLGETICPMKEDFIMVHLQHSCNHCCSLMVSGNRWVCNICKRFQLCDKCHDAEQKLDDREKHPINSRDKHALYPVEVKDVTQDTKDKDETLESEFFDTRQAFLSLCQGNHYQYDTLRRAKHSSMMVLYHLHNPTAPAFVTTCNMCQQDIETGQGWRCEICPDYDVCNPCFQKDGGADHPHKLTNHPSATESAQNTEARQKRVLQLRKMLDLLVHASQCRYPQCQYPNCRKVKGLFRHGIQCKKRASGGCVLCKKMWYLLQLHARACKESECHVPRCKDLKEHLRRLQQQSDSRRRAAVMEMMRQRAAEVAGNNG encoded by the exons ATGCACGCGCAGACCCATATGTCTGGACAGATATCAGGCCAAGTAACCAACCAAGTAGGCCCTCAAATGTCTGGAATGCCCCAACATAATGGCAGCTCACTAGCTCCCCAGATGCAGAATTATACTGGTTTCATTAATAATTTGGATATGGATCCCGAGGTTGATAGGTCACGCACAAAAATGCGGGAAAAAAT TTTATCACTTATGACGCAGCGGCCGGCTACTACAGAAATGCTTCCAAAGCTTAGAGATATGGTGAAGCGTTTGGATGATGGTCTATATAGGAACGCTTCCTCTCAG GAGGAGTACATGAACGTTGCTACATTGGAGCAGCGTTTGCGTATTGTGGTCAGGCAAACCCAAGGTCAAAATCACAACCAGCAATTGCCTCACCCCAGTTCATCTTCCTCATCCGTTGGAACAATGATACCGACCCCTGGCATGTCACATCATAATGGAAATGTGAACTCAAGTATCACGTCTTCTATGACCAATTCTATGATTGCTCCAACTGGTTCTAATACCTTGCAACAAAATACTGTGAACATGGGGCAATTGTTACCCGGTACCTCTGGTTCTAGCGGTAGTGTACATGGTGGTTCCTTCAATTCATCCAATG GAGGCCTTTCTAATGGATATGAACAATCACCAAGCGGTATCTCTTTTGGATCTGGTGGAGCTAACATGATGGCACAAAGAATTCCAAGCCAAATGATTCCTACTCCAGGTTTGAGTAATACTCAGTCTTCTGTGAACCCTGAATCCATCAATAACGGAAGTGGATTTTCTGGGGTTGATTCATCAACAGTACCACAATCAAAACAGTACATTGGTGGCGGGAATAACAGTCGCATATTGCAAAGCCTGGGAGGTCAAGTAGGAATGATGAGATCTAATTTGCAGCAGAAGGCTTATGGGTTTTCAAATGGTGCTCTGAATGGTGGGTTAGGTGTTGGTAACAGTATGCAACTGATGAATGGGCCTGCATCATCTGATGGCTATCTTACCGCGTCAGCATATAGCAACTCATCAAAACCTTTGCATCAGCACTTCGACCAGCAACGTCAACAACTAATACCat CAGCGTTGTCCCAGCAAATGGGTCCAATGGCAGGTGATGGATATGGATTAAGTTCTGCTGATTTGTCTGGTTCTGGGAACTTATATGGTGGTCTGACCTCTATTGGGTCTGCAATGGATAACCAAAATATAAATTCTGCGAGCATGCAGCCTAAGTCAAAAACTAACCCGACAATGATGGTCAATCAACCTAATCAGCAGGCAATGAAACAAGTGAAGCCTCAGATGATTGATCATTCATCAAAAGTGAGTTTTCAACCGGCTCATTCTTCTCATCAACAGATACCAAAGTTTCAGCCGCAACAATTTCAGCAGAACCATAATCAGCTCCACCAGCAACAATTCGTCCAGCATCAAAATATGCAAAAACAGCAAAATCAGCATCACCAACAGCTTCTGTTGAAGAATGATGCTCTAAGGCAGGCTCAACTATCTCATCTAGGAGAAAATATGGTAGAGCATGGAGCTGAGACTCATAATAATGAAGTTCTACAATCACAAGATTCCGATCAGTTTCAACTTTCTGATCTACAAAGTCATTTCCAGCAGAATTCTGGTGCTCCAAATTATCAGTTACCGTTACCACCCCAGAACTCTCAGCATATACAACAAACAATGCAACCCCACGATCAAGCTGCTGAAGCTCAAAGTAATTTTAGTTGTTTCTCTGCTAGTCCCCAATCAGAAGCACTATTACAGGGTCAATGGAACATTCAGTCGCATGAGAAGGTGCAGAAATTAGACCAGCCAATGCACGAGCAACATATCCAAGAGGAATTTCGCCAAAGATTAACAGAACAAGATGAAGCTCAACGACCCCATCATTCTTCGGAAGGATCTCTTACTGGTCAAATTGCTGCTTCAGGAAGCATTATGGTACCCACAACGTCCAATGTTGCTGCTGGCGCCAGTGACAATGCAGACAAGGAGAAATTGTGTCTCCAACAGCAAAAGTGGTTGTTGTTTTTGTGCCATGCTCGTAAATGTACAGCTCCTGAAGGAAAGTGCCCTGAACGTAATTGCGTAAAGGGACAGAAGTTTTTAAAGCACGTACGAGACTGCAGTGTGCAACAACAATGTCCAGTTAAAAATTGTTCTGTTTCCAGGAAATTGATTAATCATATTCAAAGGTGTCGAGACGCAGCATGTCCGGTTTGTGTTCCTGCCCGTATTGCTGCACACAAAAGTAAGTCAGGCGGCCGCGCTCTGTCTGTCAATACCGCTTTACCAGTTAATACTGCTTTACCAAATTCAGTGAGTGGATCTTGGAAACCCGTTCATACTGGAGATAGTGCTAGGTTGATGACAGCCAAGACTAGTTCATCAACTGCTGAGGCTACACACGAGTCGCAGTCTTCATTGAAACGCATGAAGGTGgaacacccatcttcttctcatGTTCCTAAAGTTGAATGTTCTCCTGTATTAGTTCCTGCAATGAGCCAGCTTCATGTTTCCCATGTCGAACATACTCAAGCAAGTCAACATGTCGACCTTCCAGTGGCTTCAATACCGAAGGTTATTGACGTGAAAACAGAGAAAGTTTTTGGGCGAGGGAACCCTAGTTCGAAGGAGGTCCGGAAAGATGAATCTGACGATGTTTGTATAATGAGGACCGATATTGGATCCGTCATCCCAAATGAGACTGGTAAGCTTGCAAAACAAGAGAGCATGAAAGTTGAGAAAGAGGTTGAACCAGAAAGTACTGCTGTTCCTACTGAAAGTGTACCTGGGAAATCTGCAAAGTCAAAAGTGAAGGGTGTTTCTTTGACTGAACTGTTCACTCCAGAGCAAATAAGAGAGCACATCAAGGGTCTCAGGCAGTGGGTCGGTCAG AGCAAAGCGAAGGCTGAAAAAAACCAAGCAATGGAACATACGATGAGTGATAATTCTTGTCAATTGTGTGCAGTGGAAaaacttacatttgaacctcctCCTATATATTGCACACCTTGTGGTGCTCGAATAAAGCGAAATGCAACTTTTTATACCATGGGAACTGGTGAGACCAGGCATTTCTTTTGCATTCCTTGCTATAATGAGGCTCGTGGTGACAGTATCGAGGTTGATGGACATCCAACTCCGAAGTCGAGGCTTGAAAAGAAGAGAAATGATGAAGAAACTGAAGAATGG TGGGTCCAATGTGATAAATGTGAAGCTTGGCAACATCAAATATGCGCTCTCTTTAATGGACGTAGAAATGATGGTGGGCAGGCTGAGTATACTTGCCCGAACTGCTACATAGGAGAGGtcgaaagaggagagagaaagccATTGCCTCAAAGTGCTGTTCTTGGTGCAAAAGATTTGCCGAGAACAACACTAAGCGATCACATAGAGTCACGGCTTTTCAAGCGTTTAAGGCAGGAGAAACTAGAAAGAGCGCGGTACCATGGAAAGAGTATAGACGAG GTCCCAGGAGCAGAATCACTTGTTGTCAGAGTCGTGTCTTCTGTTGATAAAAAGTTGGAAGTGAAGCAGCAGTTTTTGGAAATCTTTCGAGAAGACAATTATCCTTTAGAATTTCCTTACAAATCCAAG GTTGTTCTGTTGTTTCAAAAGATTGAGGGCGTAGAAGTGTGCCTTTTTGGCATGTATGTTCAGGAATTTGGCTCAGAATGTCAGTACCCAAACCAGCGGCGTGTATATCTTTCTTATCTGGATTCTGTCAAATACTTCAGACCTGAAATAAGAACTGTTAGTGGGGAGGCTCTTCGTACTTTTGTTTATCATGAAATTCTG ATAGGATACCTTGAGTATTGCAAGCTACGAGGATTCACAAGCTGCTATATATGGGCGTGCCCTCCCCTGAAGGGTGAAGATTATATTTTGTATTGCCATCCGGAGATTCAGAAGACGCCGAAGTCTGACAAACTCAGGGAGTG GTATTTGGCTATGCTTAGAAAAGCTTCAAAGGAGAACATTGTGGCTGAGCTCACTAATTTATATGACCATTTCTTTATCTCTACTGGAGAATGTAAGGCCAAGGTTACTGCTTCACGATTGCCATATTTTGACGGTGATTATTGGCCTGGTGCTGCCGAAGATATGATCAATCAACTCCGACAAGAGGAGGACGGGAGAAAATTACAAAAGAAAGGGAAAACGAAAAAGATTATCACAAAAAGGGCTCTAAAAGCTGCTGGTCACACTGATCTTTCTGCAAATGCTTCCAAAGATGTTCTTTTAATGCAAAAG CTTGGTGAGACCATATGCCCGATGAAAGAAGATTTTATAATGGTACACCTGCAACATTCATGCAACCATTGTTGTAGTCTAATGGTATCTGGGAACCGGTGGGTTTGCAACATTTGCAAAAGATTTCAGCTTTGCGACAA GTGCCATGATGCGGAGCAAAAACTTGATGACAGAGAAAAACATCCTATCAATAGCAGGGACAAACATGCTTTGTATCCG GTTGAAGTGAAGGATGTGACACAAGATACTAAGGACAAGGATGAGACTTTAGAAAGTGAATTCTTCGACACAAGACAGGCATTTTTAAGTCTTTGTCAAGGAAATCATTATCAGTATGATACTCTGCGAAGGGCAAAACATTCGTCAATGATGGTTTTATATCATCTTCATAACCCAACTGCACCCGCTTTTGTTACTACATGCAACATGTGCCAGCAGGACATCGAAACAGGTCAAGGATGGAGGTGCGAGATCTGCCCTGACTATGATGTGTGCAATCCTTGTTTCCAGAAGGATGGTGGTGCTGATCATCCTCATAAGTTAACGAATCATCCATCCGCCACTGAGAGTGCACAAAACACAGAAGCTCGACAGAAGCGAGTGTTGCAG CTTAGGAAAATGCTCGATCTTCTGGTGCACGCCTCTCAATGTAGGTATCCACAATGCCAGTACCCCAATTGCCGTAAGGTTAAAGGGCTGTTTCGCCATGGTATACAGTGCAAAAAGCGTGCTTCTGGTGGCTGCGTTCTATGTAAGAAGATGTGGTATCTCCTTCAACTTCACGCTAGAGCATGCAAAGAATCGGAGTGCCATGTGCCGCGTTGCAA AGACTTGAAAGAGCATTTGAGAAGGTTGCAACAGCAATCTGATTCTCGACGTAGGGCAGCCGTGATGGAGATGATGAGACAACGAGCTGCAGAGGTTGCTGGGAACAATGGATGA